A section of the Oryza sativa Japonica Group chromosome 1, ASM3414082v1 genome encodes:
- the LOC112938360 gene encoding uncharacterized protein produces the protein MRRRSGIRSFCHGVDSTSTTMQRRLVGADAASSSFLTVPTSTASSVGVAESEAAAAVTLEQMILQLDLEEAAARKAQQQQQPRRASCVNSSDGRVLRSARDALSQYPRFSLDGGRDAMYRASFSDHHHYYYHDAALASSSSGHRRSPPPCRGMPPTVAGESVVWCKPGVVAKLMGLDAVPVPVRGGGQRRGGAAATAGGRRKASGAPPLASVIAGGGGRKRRGRRTGREEEELEKERLFMALHGYDVAVARACHAGALHPSVAPNVSGMGRGAEDGWGFRLPH, from the coding sequence ATGCGGCGCCGCAGCGGCATACGCAGCTTCTGCCACGGCGTCGACTCCACGTCGACCACGATGCAGCGCCGGCTGgtcggcgccgacgcggcgtcgtcgtctttcCTCACCGTGCCGACGTCGACGGCGTCGTCCGTGGGCGTCGCTgagagcgaggcggcggcggcggtgacgctgGAGCAGATGATCCTGCAGCTTGAcctcgaggaggcggcggcgaggaaggcccagcagcagcagcagccgcggcgCGCGTCGTGCGTGAACAGCTCGGACGGGCGCGTGCTCCGGTCGGCGAGGGACGCGCTCAGCCAGTACCCGCGCTTCTCCCTCGACGGCGGCCGCGACGCCATGTACCGCGCCTCCTTCAgcgaccaccaccactactactaccacgacgccgccctcgcctcctcctcctccggccaccggagatcgccgccgccgtgccgcgggATGCCGCCGACGGTGGCCGGCGAGAGCGTGGTGTGGTGCAAGCCCGGTGTGGTGGCCAAGCTCATGGGCCTGGACGCTGTGCCGGTGCCGGTCAGGGGAGGAGGGCaacggaggggcggcgccgccgccaccgccggcgggaggaggaaggcgagcgGGGCACCGCCGCTGGCCTCGgtgatcgccggcggcggcggaaggaagcggagggggaggaggacggggagagaggaggaggagctcgagaaggagAGGCTCTTCATGGCGCTGCATGGCTATGACGTGGCAGTGGCCCGCGCGTGCCACGCTGGCGCCCTTCACCCCAGCGTGGCCCCCAACGTCAGTGGGATGGGCAGGGGTGCGGAAGATGGCTGGGGATTTCGACTTCCTCACTGA
- the LOC4326241 gene encoding mediator-associated protein 2 isoform X2 gives MRSYEPGPAFEENSEEAMLDISQTESTELWLIQWPLNQLDASDFHGQELTLKLHRDGKLSSLESSSGKSYDLVSFAAQQPDATVFLPSGPEAKAVGKIARRVSLVRYPDPEELEKPGLGSLTPSSKKSAGSSKKTRSRFTSGSKNRSSQGSAQSLGQQSAEPAHKHNQKRKDESSLGHSNVSGKSAEGSQVRGGDSGTTSEVPQTPVEKSKKKNKKVRIAE, from the exons ATGAGGAG CTATGAGCCTGGACCAGCATTTGAGGAGAACAGCGAAGAGGCTATGCTTGACATATCACAAACAGAGTCAACGGAACTTTGGCTAATACAGTGGCCTCTAAATCAG TTAGATGCGTCTGATTTTCATGGTCAAGAACTTACTCTTAAGTTGCACCGTGATGGAAAATTGAGCAGTTTGGAGAGTTCCTCGG GGAAGTCTTATGATCTTGTCAGCTTTGCTGCTCAGCAACCAGATGCAACTGTTTTCCTTCCATCCGGACCAGAAGCAAAAGCTG TTGGGAAGATTGCACGTCGAGTTAGCTTAGTTCGTTATCCTGACCCTGAAGAACTGGAGAAGCCAGGTTTGGGGAGTCTCACTCCTAGCAGTAAGAAATCTGCAG GTTCTTCAAAGAAGACGAGGTCTCGGTTCACTAGCGGGTCGAAGAACCGCAGCAGCCAAGGCTCAGCGCAATCGCTGGGCCAACAGAGTGCCGAGCCCGCGCACAAGCACAATCAGAAGAGAAAGGATGAGAGCAGTTTGGGGCACTCGAATGTATCGGGCAAGTCGGCCGAAGGATCCCAGGTTCGTGGTGGCGACAGCGGCACGACCTCGGAGGTTCCTCAGACGCCTGTGGAGAaatccaagaagaagaacaagaaggtTAGGATCGCCGAGTAA
- the LOC4326242 gene encoding pentatricopeptide repeat-containing protein At5g56310 — protein sequence MPPPPPPPPSLPPDLHRVLSLLPRLASPRHLLQAHAYLLPRGGHRHARVASALLLASLRLPLRDHAAALVRRVHPSVSLRAAARLRGRGGGGLAAQLHSLLVRAGHAADPHASASLVQAYCSCGSVASARRVFDETAASADVVSWNVMIDGYVKSGDLARARELFDVMPGRNVVSWTMVIGAYAQMKQPEEAIEVFRRMQVEGIEPDGVALLSVLSACGDLGVVDLGEWVHRFVLRRGLCQEIPLMNAIIDMYVKCGSVKKALEVFEGMEQKSIVTWTTMIAGFALHGLGLEAVELFRRMEKENVSPNDITFLAVLSVCSHVGLTDLGRWYFKTMVSQYKIKPRVEHYGCMIDLLGRAGCLMEARGLIQDMPFKANAAIWGALLAAARTHGDTELGEQALLHLIELEPHNSGNYILLSNIYAEQERWDAVRELRISMRDRGLRNVPGASSIDVDGMVHEFTSRDGSHPSLHKIREVLCAINSNIKSVGHIALLPESLHDVEEG from the coding sequence atgccgccgccgccgccgccgccgccatctctgcCCCCGGATCTCCACCGGGTGCTCTCCCTGCTCCCGCGCCTCGCCTCcccgcgccacctcctccaggCCCACGCCtacctcctcccccgcggcggccaccgccacgCGCGCGTCGCCTccgcgctcctcctcgcctccctccgcctccCGCTCCGCGACCACGCGGCCGCGCTCGTCCGCCGCGTCCACCCCTCCGTGTCCCTCAGGGCCGCCGCGCGGCTCCGCGGCCGGGGCGGGGGAGGGCTCGCCGCGCAGCTGCATTCCCTGCTCGTCCGCGCGGGCCACGCCGCCGACCCGCACGCCTCGGCCAGCCTCGTCCAGGCGTACTGCTCCTGCGGGAGCGTCGCCTCCGCGCGGAGGGTGTTCGACGAGACGGCCGCCTCCGCGGACGTCGTTTCATGGAACGTCATGATCGATGGATACGTGAAGTCCGGGGACCTGGCCCGTGCGCGCGAGCTGTTCGATGTTATGCCGGGGAGGAACGTGGTGTCGTGGACGATGGTGATCGGGGCCTACGCGCAGATGAAGCAACCGGAGGAGGCGATCGAGGTGTTTCGGAGGATGCAGGTGGAGGGGATCGAACCGGATGGGGTGGCGTTGCTGTCGGTGCTCTCGGCGTGTGGAGATCTTGGTGTGGTTGATTTGGGAGAGTGGGTGCACAGGTTTGTGCTGCGACGGGGTTTATGCCAGGAGATACCGCTGATGAATGCGATCATCGACATGTACGTCAAATGTGGGAGTGTTAAGAAAGCGTTGGAAGTGTTTGAGGGCATGGAGCAGAAGAGTATTGTCACTTGGACAACGATGATTGCTGGATTTGCATTGCACGGCCTTGGTTTGGAAGCTGTGGAGTTATTTCGCCGGATGGAGAAAGAGAATGTGTCACCAAATGATATCACTTTTCTTGCAGTCCTATCGGTATGTAGCCATGTTGGACTGACTGATTTGGGCCGCTGGTACTTCAAAACTATGGTGTCTCAGTACAAGATTAAGCCACGAGTTGAGCACTACGGGTGCATGATTGATCTACTTGGCCGTGCAGGTTGTTTGATGGAAGCTCGTGGTTTAATTCAGGATATGCCTTTCAAGGCAAATGCAGCAATATGGGGAGCTCTTCTTGCTGCTGCTCGTACTCACGGTGATACAGAGCTTGGAGAACAAGCCTTGTTGCATCTAATTGAGCTCGAACCTCACAACAGTGGGAATTATATTCTCCTATCTAATATATACGCAGAACAGGAGAGGTGGGATGCTGTGAGAGAACTTCGAATATCAATGAGAGATAGAGGATTAAGAAATGTGCCAGGGGCAAGTTCTATTGATGTTGATGGCATGGTTCATGAGTTCACTTCCAGAGATGGCTCTCATCCTTCCTTGCATAAGATACGTGAAGTTCTATGTGCAATTAACAGTAACATAAAATCCGTCGGTCATATTGCGCTGCTCCCTGAAAGTTTGCATGATGTTGAAGAAGGGTGA
- the LOC9267695 gene encoding kinesin-like protein KIN-14B, whose product MDVQPARTMRNLPDTLSSLMGFNKHLTPSWIESVSHIIDGLSPTKPQMKVMVEKDENISDDNTESEAKVQKIQDELVSLNAQLKQITLQRREALNNYLDLKGNIRVFCRIRPFHHEESYSSRNLFTLDESNVFLKVAETKRKQYKFDKVFDQFSTQGDVFSEVEPVIKSALDGYNVCIFAYGQTGSGKTYTMEGKPTNLGVIPRGIQTLFNQASECNNRFLFTFSMLEIYMGNIRDLLAPRSKTNGIKNVPSLSIKSDPDGGIEIEDLVAVTVNSFQEVKRLYEMGTRLRSTASTMANSTSSRSHCLIRISLTSLNATERRKATSKLWMIDLGGSERLVKTKATGKRLKEGKAINLSLSALGDVIDALQTKKPHVPYRNSKLTQVLRDSLGCESKTLMLVHISPDEGDLCETICTLGFATRVRSIRLESEEPPEMKARKETLLIDLGQKVNDLEHECEDIRRKIKNLEESMEHLTGPQPTIYSNFDMSHLSSEELKTDVSSNVRNSKNRREASSRLPRFMKPTASSQHRIGLNNRTPIINRLKPPVPPRRRPSSVYAESVMVPVNAAPWQSECSSECSMSLTSDMNWTPSIRDGTECSQDASEYEIKQVIFSEHEKSSHDQVTCYTDYPLAESRDIQIKIEEKGIVDIDNWLHQQIVEKTSTFRSKMVLDIPGVTEAEIHVSSIPSPTTMACTKEDSQVKDEVMGLTLQSSTDYVEDIKQSKTDNQFTAKELCTPPFKEFSSNNEVKGHKNEHPVYHGRPRRSLQEELENCTLEKPNMDSKSHRSHDDKHKTGKFTKFFQALQTAWIGALLALGTVSIGLEHGFFQSLTL is encoded by the exons ATGGATGTGCAACCCGCAAGAACCATGCGGAATCTCCCAGATACACTGTCATCCCTCATGGGGTTCAACAAGCACCTCACGCCTAGTTGGATTGAATCAGTGTCTCACATCATTGATGGGTTGTCACCTACCAAGCCACAAATGAAAGTAATGGTTGAGAAGGATGAAAATATCAGTGATGACAATACAGAATCAGAGGCTAAAGTTCAAAAAATTCAAG ATGAACTGGTTTCACTGAATGCTCAACTAAAGCAGATAACACTGCAGAGGAGAGAGGCACTAAATAACTACTTGGATTTGAAAG GAAATATAAGGGTGTTTTGCCGTATAAGGCCTTTTCATCATGAAGAAAGTTACAGTTCAAGAAATCTGTTCACTCTGGATGAGAGCAATGTTTTTCTGAAAGTTGCTGAAACCAAGAGAAAACAATACAAGTTTGATAAGGTTTTCGATCAATTCTCAACACAAG GTGATGTATTTTCCGAAGTtgaaccagtgataaaatctgCTTTAGATGGCTACAATGTTTGCATATTTGCCTACGGTCAAACAGGTAGTGGAAAAACTTATACAATG GAAGGCAAGCCTACAAATTTGGGTGTCATACCACGTGGGATTCAAACACTGTTCAACCAAGCTTCAGAATGCAACAATAGGTTTCTGTTCACTTTCAGTATGCTTGAGATATATATGGGGAACATACGAGATCTACTAGCCCCAAGAAGCAAGACTAACGGGATTAAGAATGTACCAAG CCTCTCCATTAAATCAGACCCTGATGGTGGCATTGAGATTGAAGATCTGGTAGCAGTTACTGTGAATAGTTTTCAAGAAGTGAAAAGATTGTATGAAATGGGGACCCGTCTTAGATCAACAGCTTCCACTATGGCAAATTCTACTTCAAGCAGATCTCACTg TTTGATTCGCATCTCATTGACTTCCTTGAATGCAACTGAGAGAAGAAAAGCAACAAGTAAATTGTGGATGATTGATCTAGGTGGGAGTGAAAGACTTGTAAAGACAAAAGCAACTGGGAAAAGGCTCAAGGAAGGGAAAGCCATAAATTTGTCGTTGTCAGCCCTAGGCGATGTGATTGACGCACTACAGACTAAAAAACCCCATGTCCCTTACAG AAATAGTAAGCTTACACAAGTACTGAGAGATTCTCTAG GATGTGAATCCAAAACATTGATGCTTGTCCATATCAGCCCAGATGAGGGTGATTTGTGTGAGACAATTTGCACCTTGGGTTTTGCAACAAGAGTGAGAAGTATTCGCCTGGAAAGTGAAGAACCACCA GAGATGAAAGCAAGGAAGGAAACATTATTAATAGATTTAGGACAGAAGGTCAATGATTTGGAACATGAATGTGAAgatattagaagaaaaattaAGAATCTCGAGGAGAGTATGGAGCATTTGACAGGACCTCAGCCAACTATTTACTCTAATTTTGACATGTCACATCTATCCAGTGAAGAACTGAAAACAGATGTATCAAGTAATGTGAGGAATTCAAAGAATCGCAGAGAAGCCTCTTCCAGGTTACCAAGGTTCATGAAGCCAACTGCTTCTAGCCAGCACAGGATAGGCTTAAATAATCGCACTCCCATTATTAACAGGCTAAAACCACCAGTACCACCAAGGAGGCGGCCTTCCTCAGTTTATGCTGAGTCTGTAATGGTCCCAGTAAATGCTGCCCCTTGGCAATCAGAATGCAGCTCCGAATGCAGTATGTCCTTAACAAGTGACATGAATTGGACACCAAGCATACGAGATGGAACTGAATGTAGCCAGGATGCATCAGAATACGAGATTAAACAGGTGATTTTCTCAGAACATGAGAAATCATCGCATGATCAAGTGACCTGCTACACAGATTATCCACTTGCAGAATCTAGAGATATACAGATTAAAATCGAAGAGAAGGGAATTGTAGACATTGACAATTGGCTCCACCAACAAATCGTTGAGAAGACTAGCACATTTCGAAGCAAAATGGTGCTTGATATTCCCGGAGTAACTGAAGCTGAAATCCATGTTTCTAGTATTCCTTCACCAACTACTATGGCATGCACTAAAGAAGATAGCCAGGTAAAGGATGAAGTAATGGGCCTAACCCTTCAATCCTCAACAGACTATGTCGAGGATATAAAGCAAAGCAAGACTGATAATCAATTCACAGCAAAAGAATTATGCACTCCACCATTTAAAGAATTTAGCAGCAACAATGAAGTGAAGGGACATAAAAACGAACATCCTGTGTACCATGGGAGACCCAGAAGGTCACTACAGGAAGAACTGGAAAATTGCACGCTAGAGAAGCCAAACATGGACTCAAAATCTCACAGGTCACATGATGATAAACACAAAACAG GGAAGTTCACAAAGTTCTTTCAAGCTCTTCAAACAGCATGGATTGGTGCTCTTCTAGCACTGGGAACTGTAAGCATTGGATTAGAGCATGGCTTCTTTCAGAGTTTGACACTCTAA
- the LOC4326241 gene encoding mediator-associated protein 2 isoform X3 has protein sequence MLDISQTESTELWLIQWPLNQLDASDFHGQELTLKLHRDGKLSSLESSSGKSYDLVSFAAQQPDATVFLPSGPEAKAVGKIARRVSLVRYPDPEELEKPGLGSLTPSSKKSAGSSKKTRSRFTSGSKNRSSQGSAQSLGQQSAEPAHKHNQKRKDESSLGHSNVSGKSAEGSQVRGGDSGTTSEVPQTPVEKSKKKNKKVRIAE, from the exons ATGCTTGACATATCACAAACAGAGTCAACGGAACTTTGGCTAATACAGTGGCCTCTAAATCAG TTAGATGCGTCTGATTTTCATGGTCAAGAACTTACTCTTAAGTTGCACCGTGATGGAAAATTGAGCAGTTTGGAGAGTTCCTCGG GGAAGTCTTATGATCTTGTCAGCTTTGCTGCTCAGCAACCAGATGCAACTGTTTTCCTTCCATCCGGACCAGAAGCAAAAGCTG TTGGGAAGATTGCACGTCGAGTTAGCTTAGTTCGTTATCCTGACCCTGAAGAACTGGAGAAGCCAGGTTTGGGGAGTCTCACTCCTAGCAGTAAGAAATCTGCAG GTTCTTCAAAGAAGACGAGGTCTCGGTTCACTAGCGGGTCGAAGAACCGCAGCAGCCAAGGCTCAGCGCAATCGCTGGGCCAACAGAGTGCCGAGCCCGCGCACAAGCACAATCAGAAGAGAAAGGATGAGAGCAGTTTGGGGCACTCGAATGTATCGGGCAAGTCGGCCGAAGGATCCCAGGTTCGTGGTGGCGACAGCGGCACGACCTCGGAGGTTCCTCAGACGCCTGTGGAGAaatccaagaagaagaacaagaaggtTAGGATCGCCGAGTAA
- the LOC4326241 gene encoding mediator-associated protein 2 isoform X1 codes for MPLSSVPLYADARRRTCSLNHSSPPKCPKGYEPGPAFEENSEEAMLDISQTESTELWLIQWPLNQLDASDFHGQELTLKLHRDGKLSSLESSSGKSYDLVSFAAQQPDATVFLPSGPEAKAVGKIARRVSLVRYPDPEELEKPGLGSLTPSSKKSAGSSKKTRSRFTSGSKNRSSQGSAQSLGQQSAEPAHKHNQKRKDESSLGHSNVSGKSAEGSQVRGGDSGTTSEVPQTPVEKSKKKNKKVRIAE; via the exons ATGCCACTGTCTTCTGTCCCACTTTACGCAGATGCAAGGAGGAGGACTTGTTCCTTGAATCATTCCTCGCCTCCCAAATGTCCCAAAGG CTATGAGCCTGGACCAGCATTTGAGGAGAACAGCGAAGAGGCTATGCTTGACATATCACAAACAGAGTCAACGGAACTTTGGCTAATACAGTGGCCTCTAAATCAG TTAGATGCGTCTGATTTTCATGGTCAAGAACTTACTCTTAAGTTGCACCGTGATGGAAAATTGAGCAGTTTGGAGAGTTCCTCGG GGAAGTCTTATGATCTTGTCAGCTTTGCTGCTCAGCAACCAGATGCAACTGTTTTCCTTCCATCCGGACCAGAAGCAAAAGCTG TTGGGAAGATTGCACGTCGAGTTAGCTTAGTTCGTTATCCTGACCCTGAAGAACTGGAGAAGCCAGGTTTGGGGAGTCTCACTCCTAGCAGTAAGAAATCTGCAG GTTCTTCAAAGAAGACGAGGTCTCGGTTCACTAGCGGGTCGAAGAACCGCAGCAGCCAAGGCTCAGCGCAATCGCTGGGCCAACAGAGTGCCGAGCCCGCGCACAAGCACAATCAGAAGAGAAAGGATGAGAGCAGTTTGGGGCACTCGAATGTATCGGGCAAGTCGGCCGAAGGATCCCAGGTTCGTGGTGGCGACAGCGGCACGACCTCGGAGGTTCCTCAGACGCCTGTGGAGAaatccaagaagaagaacaagaaggtTAGGATCGCCGAGTAA